GGACAATCGAATCCTGCTCGACTGCGGTCCGGAAGTGCCGCGCGCCGCTTCCCGATCCGGCCGCACTCTCGCCGCAGTCGAACATATCCTGCTCACTCACTCGCATCCCGATCATCTCGGTCCGATGGCGCTGCTCTTCCGGTCCTGGGCCGGCCGCACCGAACCACTGCAGATCCTCGGGCCACCCGACGCCCTTGATCTCTGCCGCGACTGGGTGGGGCCACACGACCCGGTCACCTTCACTCCGCTTGCCGCCGGCCAATCGATCACGCTGGGTACGTATGACGTTCGCACTCTCGAAGCGACACACGAAGTTCCGACCCTGCTCTACGACATCACCGACCAAGCCGGTACCCGCATCTTCTGGGCCACCGATACCGGCCCCCTCGCACCGTCAACAATCGCCGAGCTCGCGAACGCCTCGTTCGACGCCCTCTTCCTCGAAGAAACCTTCGGGTTCAAGACCGATCACGACACCGGGCACCACGATCTGCCCAGCTTCGCCCGGACAGTCGCCGCCCTGCGTGAGGTCGGCGCAGTCACAGACCGAACCGACATCGTGGCCGTCCACCTCGGTCACCACAACCCGCTCGAACACGAACTGTCCGCAGAACTCCACCAGTCCGGTGCACGAACAGTTCTCGACGGCGCAGCGCTGCACATCGGCTCGCCGGCGCCTGGCCGCACTCTGGTTACCGGTGGCGCCCGGTCGGGCAAGTCCACCTACGCCGAAGCACTACTGTCCGGGTACCGGCACGTCACATACATCGCCACCGGAGATCCGGACGACGACGATCCCGACTGGACGGAACGGGTCGCGTCACATCGCGCGCGGCGGCCGGCAACCTGGACAACACTCGAAACGGTCGATGTAGTCGAAATACTGAACAGTGCAACCGAACCCGTACTGCTGGACTGTCTGGGCACGTGGCTGACCGCACGGATGAATTTCCGCGATGTCTGGATGGACGGCAACACCGCCGCGGTTCGCGAAGACATCGATCAGTTGGTGGCAGCCTGGAAGTCCTGCCCTGTCCCGATCGTCGCGGTCACCAATGAAGTCGGCAGTGGAGTTGTTCCGGAAACCAAGTCCGGCCGGCTCTTTCGCGACCTGCTCGGTATGCTCAATGCCCGCATCGCCGATGCGTCCGAGTCGGTTGTCCTGATGACCGCTGGATTACCCACCCGTCTACGCTGACGCCTCAGATCAGTCCGGTGAGACGCCGAGCGCAATCGAGCAGAAAGCCCACCAACTCTCGGTCTTCCACAGTGACACGCTCACAGGAACCCTGGATACACAGTCCGCCGGCCACCAGGTCGGCACGATCGCGAATAGGCACCGCCAGCGCCGACCGCCCGAGCCGAGATTCCTGATTCTCGAATGCAAACCCCTGCAATCGAACCGAACGCAACTGCTCCGCCAGCTTGTCACGATCACCGATCGTGAACTCGGTGAGTCGACGTAGCTCCAGATCGACAAAAAGCCGCTCGTCGTACGCCAGCAGGAGTTTGCCCAACGCATTTGCATGGATGTTCTTCGAGAGAGTCGTTATCCCGATTATCTCGTGATCGGGGTCCTTGTCGATGAATCGGAGTCGCCCGGCGTTGAACGACGCAACATGCAGTCCGTATCTCGTGTGGGTACGCATGTCTTCGACTTGTTCGTGGAGTGACGGCGCCGGGCCACTCGTTGTTGCAGCATGCGATAACTCAGCCGTACGACGACCCAATGCAAAGCCGGATAGATCCGGCACCCGGACGAGGAATCCTTCTGCCACCAACAGATTCAGCATGCGATATGCAGTGGCCGAGGGAACCCCGGCGAAGGTCGCGATCTCCTTCGCGGTTGTTCCCGGTCCCAGATGCGCAACTGCCTCGAGCATCCCGAGTGCCTTTTGAACCGCTTTGGGCTGCTGCCCACTGAAGTGCGATTCTTCGCTGGTCCGTTTGCCGGGTCTGGTACCGGTGGTGGCGCGGTCGGCGCTCACTCGCCCCACTCCGGTAGGTCACCATCTGTAGCAGAACGATCCGGGACCAGACGGCGTCGGCCGTCGTCGCCGATGAGAAGTGTGCCCGCCCCTGGCAGGAGGTCCGCTGTTTCGAGGCTGTCGAAAGCCCCCACCGCCGTGAGACTCTCAGGACGCACACGTCGGAGAATTGCACTCCAGATCACTCCGGACACTGCGAGCGCTCCAGCGGCACACGGCAACGCCCAGATTCCGTGGACGACACCGTCGAGAATGATGTACACGAGTAACCCGGCCCCGGCGACGCTGACCGACAGCGTGCACAGCCGGGTCACCGATGTGTGCTCGCCGATACGGTGCAAGAACTTCCAGGACGCGAAGGCCACCAACGTGTACGCGCAGACGAGGGCAATTTCCACCACTCCGTCGAAAGAGCCCGAATCATCTCTCACCGCATCGGAAAACAGAAGAACACCAACTGTGCTGACCGAGACAAACGTGAGGACCGCAATGTAGGGGGTTCGGAAACGACGGTGCATCCGAGCGAGCGACGACGGCAGCACCCGTTCGATGCCCATGGAGTACAACAGCCTCGAACCCGCTTGTGCGCAACCGAGAGTGCACGCCAGCCACGAGCACGTCATACCGATCTTCACTGCCAGCACCACCCCCGCGCTGGCACCGGATGCCGTCCCTTGGAAGTACGCGCCGACGATGGTTGCGCCGTGCCCCGTCATTGCCGCCCACGCGGCGAAAACGAACAGTGACCCGCAGATGATCGGCGAAATCAGCACTGTGCGTGTGACGGTGATCAACGGGCGCTTGGCCTCGGGCCCGAAGAAGGCTGCACTCTCGAATCCGGCCATGCTCAGAACAGTCAGCATCGCCAGAAACGGAACCACACTCAAGGACGGATTCGGCAACGACACAGTTGTGGTCGTGTCGGTGCGGGTTGCCAGCATCACCGCGATGATCAAGATCAGAGAACAGCTTTCGATCACGAGAATCGCCCGGGTGGCAAACCGAACACCTCGCACTGCTATCCAGGCAACCGCGAGGGCAATCACAACGGTCACGACTGCCGTCGCGAACGGACCACCGACATTTGTACCGATGAGCGAAATCGTGTCCAACAGACTGGGAACCGCTTGGGCGAACACCGATATCGAGATACCGAGATATCCAAGGACCAACGCGGCTCCTACCAAAAGCGCGCTTCGTGTTCCGGTACCTTGGAAAACGAAACTGTAGAGCGAACCGGAAGCCGCCAGCCTGCGGGTGAAGTGCGTGATGCAGAGTGCCACCAGAAAGACCGCCGACGTCGTCGCGGCGATAGCAGCCAAACCTGCGTACCCGGGGCTGTACGTGATCATCCACAGCGCGATGAACACCATTCCCGTAGCCGGGGCAATGGTAGACAACGATTGGCCGAGAAGATCGATCGGCGTCAGCCGCCGTCGCCCCAGACCGCGCAACGGCGAATACACCGGATCGCTGCCTTGATCCGCACTCTGTGCTCGCGCGAGTGCCGCGCGCAACGCCTCCGTCACGGCCATGTCTCACCGTCCGTCCGTTATCCGATTCACCGATTTCGGTCAAGTTAGTCCGCATATGTTTCCGCGCAGTTTCCACCGTGGCGCGCAGTCGCGATTCAAGTGGGAATGCATGCGCCCGAGACAACTCCGCCGGGTACCTCCACAGCGCTACACCAAGCCGGTCCCGCGCCGAAGAAACCGATTGACCTGCACAGATATCGATTCTCACCCACGTTGCGCATTCCCAGTTGCCAATCCCACGGACGTATCGGTTCCGAAGCATGTTCGCCGCATCACCGATGCAGGATGTGTCCCACACACCAGCGCTTGCCGACCTGAAAGGGAGGAATCATGGACTTCACCATCGCTGCCGTATCGGCGATCATCGGGTTTGTCCTACTGCTCGCCGGCATCCCCAAGCTGACGGACTACGACGGTGTTCTGCGTTCCGTACGTGGATACAAGGTCCTTCCGAACGGACTGGAAGGACCGGTGGCCCGGGTACTTCCCATCGCCGAGACCGTGGCGGGCGCACTTCTCGTGACGGGCATTGCCCGGCAGTGGGCGGCCGGCGTTGCCACACTCATGTTCGCGTCGTTCTTTGTCGGCCTCGTCGTCAACCTTGCGCGGGGTCGACGCGACCTCGATTGTGGATGCTTCGCATTCGGCATCGGCGAGATTCCGCGCATCGGATGGTTCCACGCGGTACGTGCCGGAATCCTTGCCGCTGCGTCACTTGTAATCGTGGTGCTCGGCAGCTCCGCGAGCGCGGGCGTGCAGGCAACGGCCGCCGCGCTCGCACTCCTCCTGGTTTTGGCGGGCGTCGCCGTCGCGCAGATCCGATCCGTCGTTCATTTCGGCAAGCGCCCGGTCGACGACTACCTCTCGAGTGCCTCCGTCCGACTGCGTGCCGCCGGCGCCACGTCTCGGTACGGCGTTTGACCTTCTCCCTATTCACCGACTGCGCAAAGGCAGGACTTCTACGATGACTACTTTTCTGCTCGTAGCAACCGTGATTCTCGTGATCGCCGTGGCCGTACTGTTCCTGATGGTTCTCGCACTCGCCCGTGAAATCGGCCGTGTGCAGGTACGTCTCGGCCCCCTCGGTGCCCGAATGATGGATACCGGCCCCAAGGTCGAACAGGTGGGACCGTCGTTTGCCGGTTTGATCGACCAGGAAGGGCGGACCGTCGGAGTTGGTGGTCATCGCGACAAGGCGCAGCTCCTGCTGTTCACGGCACCGAGTTGCTCGACCTGCAAGAGCCTGCTTCCCGGCGTGCGGGCCATGGCCAGAGCCGAATCCGACCTCGACGTTGTCATCATCTCCGACGGAACCCCGGAAGAGCACCGAGAGTTTCTGGCCGGCAGCGGGATCGGTTCCGAGCTCAGCTACATCGACGCTCGTGACGTCGGCATCGCCTACCAAGTGGGTACCACTCCGTACGGCGTGATTCTCGACGAGCACGGCAAGATTCGCGGAAAGGGCCTGTGCAACCACATGGCCCAGGTCGAGAGCCTGCTCAACGCACTAGAGTCCGGCACCCCCTCACTCCAGCACCTTCATGCGCAGGCTAAGTCGGGCAGTGCGGCCTGATCACCCTCAATTCTGCTCGTTCCTTTCACGAATCAGGAGAAAATCGTTGGACGACAATGCGTTTCCACAGCACAACATGACAGAGAACCGATATCCGGTGGACGAGGCAACCGTTCAAGCGCAGGCCGAATGGATGGCGGGTCAAGGCGGTTCCCTGACCAGTCGCACCGGTCGCAAGCTCTCCGAGCGCGTCTCGCGGCGGTCGATGATCAGTCGAATCGGTAAGTGGACCATGGGTGTTTCCGGCGTTGCGCTGATCAGCACTCTGCCGGTCACGCGCACCGCGTTTGCCCAAGAAGCCGCCCCTACCGATCCGGTGCCCGGCCCGGAACCGCTTGTCCCCGTGTACGACGGCAAGGATCCGGCCGAGTGTGAATACTGGCGATGGTGCAACATGGACGGCACATCCTGCGCTGCTTGCAACGGCGGCGGTGTCACCACGTGTGCGCCCGGCAGTAAGCCCGGCGCCGAATTCTGGGTTGGATGCTGCACCAATCCCGATACCGGAAAGACCTACCTGATCGCCTACTACGACTGCTGCGGTGCGCCTTCGTGTTCCAACGCCTTCTGCGGCGAGCCGGATATGCAGGCAGTGATGTACAACCCGGTTTCCGGCAGCTACGACCAGGAAATCATCTGGTGCGTCTCCGACGAATCTCAGGCGTACACCTGCACCATGGCTCCCATCATCGGTGAGGACTGCCAGACCCGTCCGGCAGCACGCCCCAAGGTCGGTGCCGGATCATGAGCACCTCACGTACCCGAAAACTCGCCCGGCCTGCCGTCGCGATACTCCCCCTCACCGTTGTGCTCGCGCTGGCCGGTTGCAGTTCGTCCGACAACGACGAACCCTCCAGCGCAGGTGATGTCACTTATCCCACCGTTCCGTTCACGGCCCCGGGCGAGGGCATTTCGCTCGGACACGACGATCAGGAAATCGGGGACACCATTCCCGAACCCCTGCACGTCGGCTCGATCACTCCGATTGCCGCTGACCGACTCCTCGGCGTCGAAGGCGGCTTCGGGGCACTCGAACTCAGCGTCAACGTCATCGATCCGAAAACCGGTGTGGCCGAGAGCCGCATCACCGTCGGACCCGGCATCTGGGATCCCGTCATCCACGGATTTGTCGGCGACTCCGACGACGATCCGGCAGTGATCGCCGCCGAGGTGTGGCGTCCACGAGGTTCGCGCGGCGCAGCAGATTTCACGGTCAGCACCTACTCCGGCAACCTGCTCGAGCCCGCCGAGGTCATGCTCCCGGACGTCGCACGTGTGCATTCCCGCCCCGGCTCCAACGCCGTGACTTCCGACGGCAAGTTCTTTGTCACCTGGGACGACGGGCTGTACGGCATCCGCGTTGTCGACTTGGACAAGCAGGAAGCAACCGGAGCTCTTCAGATCGTCGGATGTGGGCCGTTCACCTGGATGGTCGGGCACGAACTCTACAGCGTGTGTGAGGACACCCGTGAGCTCCTTCAAGTCACGATCAGCGACGACGGAGTCCCCACCGAGACTGCCCGATCCAAGGTGCTGCCCGACGATTTCGTCTCGGCTCGCAAGGTCACGTGGGCTGCCGACGCGCAGAAAGCGTTGCTGGTCAGTGAAAACGGTGACGTCTTCGTCTTCGACTTCTCGAACGGACTGCCCAAGGAAGCCGTCAAGCCCATCGGAAACGCGGGTCAGGATTCCGGCCGCTTCTCCGAGAACGTCATCAACGCCGACGCCACACGTCTGGCAATCGAGTACACCGACAGCGCAATTCATCCGGACTCCGCGCGCGGTGGATCGATTGTCAAGATCGATCTCTTCGACGCGGCGACCTTCGCCCCGATCAAGAGCCTCTCGCTCGCAGATCTCGGTCTCACCGATATCGGAAGTACAGCCTTCTCTGTCGACGGCGCCACGTTCTACGTACTCGGCACCGGACCAGAGGTCGACGGTTCCGCTCCGCAAAAGATCGTGGGCTACAACGCAACTACCGGTGAGCAGATCAGCTCCGTGGACATCTCGGGCAATGTCGGTGATGTCAGTGGGTTGATCACACCAGAAGTGCTCCGATGAGTCGTCCCGGATCCGGAGTGGTGATGGGCCGGCGTCGTTTCCTGAGTTTGGGAGCGCTCGGCGCGGGTGCACTCGGACTCGGTGCAGTGGGGACGATCGCCGGATGCAGTTCCACTGCAGCAACTCCGACGTCCACTGCCGATCTCGACTACATTCTGCCCACTGCCCCCGAAGTTGCTGCTGCAGAGTCGGCACGAGCCTGGAACGGAACCACCGCTGCATTTGCCCTGGCTGCCGGATTCTCGACGGTTGATCTCGGTGGCCGCCTTGTGAACACGTGGACGTACGGGGGCGCTGCGGTGGCTCCGGAACTTCGCCTGAAGTCCGGTGACCGGGTGAATGTCTCCGTCCAGAACAGTCTCGATGCCGAAACCACCCTGCACTGGCACGGAATTCGAATTCGCAACGACATGGACGGCGCGGCACCCACCACGCAAGCTCCCATCGCGGCGAACTCGACTTTCGACTACAACTTCGTCGCCCCGGATCCGGGAACGTACTGGTACCACTCGCACAGCGGACTACAGGCCGATCGTGGACTCTTCGGGGCCATGATCGTCGAAGACCCGAACGACTCCAGCGGGGCCGACGCCGACGCCGTTCTGGTACTCGACGACTGGGTCGACGGATTGGGCACCACGCCCGATTCCATACTGATGGCACTCAATCCGGCCATTGCCGGCGGTCATGC
The nucleotide sequence above comes from Rhodococcus sp. KBS0724. Encoded proteins:
- the cobU gene encoding bifunctional adenosylcobinamide kinase/adenosylcobinamide-phosphate guanylyltransferase, producing the protein MELLMLGTGAADGWPNPFCECTSCTAALASGTVRGHTAALLDNRILLDCGPEVPRAASRSGRTLAAVEHILLTHSHPDHLGPMALLFRSWAGRTEPLQILGPPDALDLCRDWVGPHDPVTFTPLAAGQSITLGTYDVRTLEATHEVPTLLYDITDQAGTRIFWATDTGPLAPSTIAELANASFDALFLEETFGFKTDHDTGHHDLPSFARTVAALREVGAVTDRTDIVAVHLGHHNPLEHELSAELHQSGARTVLDGAALHIGSPAPGRTLVTGGARSGKSTYAEALLSGYRHVTYIATGDPDDDDPDWTERVASHRARRPATWTTLETVDVVEILNSATEPVLLDCLGTWLTARMNFRDVWMDGNTAAVREDIDQLVAAWKSCPVPIVAVTNEVGSGVVPETKSGRLFRDLLGMLNARIADASESVVLMTAGLPTRLR
- a CDS encoding IclR family transcriptional regulator, which produces MSADRATTGTRPGKRTSEESHFSGQQPKAVQKALGMLEAVAHLGPGTTAKEIATFAGVPSATAYRMLNLLVAEGFLVRVPDLSGFALGRRTAELSHAATTSGPAPSLHEQVEDMRTHTRYGLHVASFNAGRLRFIDKDPDHEIIGITTLSKNIHANALGKLLLAYDERLFVDLELRRLTEFTIGDRDKLAEQLRSVRLQGFAFENQESRLGRSALAVPIRDRADLVAGGLCIQGSCERVTVEDRELVGFLLDCARRLTGLI
- a CDS encoding APC family permease, whose product is MAVTEALRAALARAQSADQGSDPVYSPLRGLGRRRLTPIDLLGQSLSTIAPATGMVFIALWMITYSPGYAGLAAIAATTSAVFLVALCITHFTRRLAASGSLYSFVFQGTGTRSALLVGAALVLGYLGISISVFAQAVPSLLDTISLIGTNVGGPFATAVVTVVIALAVAWIAVRGVRFATRAILVIESCSLILIIAVMLATRTDTTTTVSLPNPSLSVVPFLAMLTVLSMAGFESAAFFGPEAKRPLITVTRTVLISPIICGSLFVFAAWAAMTGHGATIVGAYFQGTASGASAGVVLAVKIGMTCSWLACTLGCAQAGSRLLYSMGIERVLPSSLARMHRRFRTPYIAVLTFVSVSTVGVLLFSDAVRDDSGSFDGVVEIALVCAYTLVAFASWKFLHRIGEHTSVTRLCTLSVSVAGAGLLVYIILDGVVHGIWALPCAAGALAVSGVIWSAILRRVRPESLTAVGAFDSLETADLLPGAGTLLIGDDGRRRLVPDRSATDGDLPEWGE
- a CDS encoding MauE/DoxX family redox-associated membrane protein, whose product is MDFTIAAVSAIIGFVLLLAGIPKLTDYDGVLRSVRGYKVLPNGLEGPVARVLPIAETVAGALLVTGIARQWAAGVATLMFASFFVGLVVNLARGRRDLDCGCFAFGIGEIPRIGWFHAVRAGILAAASLVIVVLGSSASAGVQATAAALALLLVLAGVAVAQIRSVVHFGKRPVDDYLSSASVRLRAAGATSRYGV
- a CDS encoding redoxin domain-containing protein, producing MTTFLLVATVILVIAVAVLFLMVLALAREIGRVQVRLGPLGARMMDTGPKVEQVGPSFAGLIDQEGRTVGVGGHRDKAQLLLFTAPSCSTCKSLLPGVRAMARAESDLDVVIISDGTPEEHREFLAGSGIGSELSYIDARDVGIAYQVGTTPYGVILDEHGKIRGKGLCNHMAQVESLLNALESGTPSLQHLHAQAKSGSAA
- a CDS encoding methylamine dehydrogenase light chain — its product is MTENRYPVDEATVQAQAEWMAGQGGSLTSRTGRKLSERVSRRSMISRIGKWTMGVSGVALISTLPVTRTAFAQEAAPTDPVPGPEPLVPVYDGKDPAECEYWRWCNMDGTSCAACNGGGVTTCAPGSKPGAEFWVGCCTNPDTGKTYLIAYYDCCGAPSCSNAFCGEPDMQAVMYNPVSGSYDQEIIWCVSDESQAYTCTMAPIIGEDCQTRPAARPKVGAGS